ATGGACGTGACCTTTACCGACGCCAAGGATGGGCTTCTCGGCCTGCGCCTAGCCCACGAGTTGCAAATGCCGTCGGATAAGGATGAAAAATTCACCGACAGCAAAGGCATCGTGACCGTGGTGAAGGCCGGTACCGACCACACCGCCAACGGCAACTACCTGACCAGCGCCGGCAAGCGCGGCAACGACGCGTGGAGTACGCGCGGCGTGTGGTGCAAAGTGTACGGCAAAATGGGCGCCGACTCGGTCAGCATCGCCATCCTCGACCACCCCAAAAACCCGAACTACCCGACCTTCTGGCACGCCCGCGGCTACGGCCTGTTTGCCGCCAACCCACTGGGTGAAAAGGTATTCACGGAAGGTAAAGCCGCTAAAAACCTGACGCTCAAAAAGGGCGAGTCCGTCACGTTCCGCTACCGCATCCTCATCGACGAGGGCCCCCAAACGCTGTCGACCAAGCAGCTGAACGCCGCCGCGGCGGACTTTGCCAAGCGCAGCGTTGCCAGCAAATAACCGTGGGGCCCCACGGGCAGTCAATCCTTATTCAGAATAGTAAACGTGCGACAGCTCGCGATTTTATTTGGGCTTCTGGTTGGGCTGGGGGCCCCACGCGGGGCGTGCGCGCAGCAGCCGGCCAACGCCCGGCTCACCTTCAACCACACCGCCGTGTGCGTGCGCGACCTGGGCAAGAGTGTGGCATTTTACCACAACGTGCTGGGGCTGGAGGAGCTGCCCAACCCGTTCAACGACGGCGTGCACGCCTGGTTCCGGGTGGGGCCGGGGTTGCAGCTGCACGTCATCCAGCGCGGCTGCACCGCCGGGTCCGACAAGAATGTGCACACCTGCTTCAGCGTGGGGTCGCTGGCGGCGTTCACGCGCCACCTCGAC
This genomic stretch from Hymenobacter sp. PAMC 26628 harbors:
- a CDS encoding VOC family protein, producing MRQLAILFGLLVGLGAPRGACAQQPANARLTFNHTAVCVRDLGKSVAFYHNVLGLEELPNPFNDGVHAWFRVGPGLQLHVIQRGCTAGSDKNVHTCFSVGSLAAFTRHLDALGTAYTNLKGDGKEPTLRIDGVRQVYLQDPDGYWIEINDAK